From the Streptomonospora nanhaiensis genome, the window TCGTCGACTGAGGCGGAGCGGACCGGCGCCGCCGCGGGGGCCCGCCGCGCTAGCCGGCGGCGGTGGCGGCCGCCCGGCGCGCGGCCGGCCGCCCCGCCAGGCCTGCCAGGCGCGCCAGGCGGGTGTAGGAGTCCAGCATCTCGGCGCGGTCGTAGGTGCTCAGGGTCACCAGCACCTCGTCGGCGCCGGTGCGCCCCACCAGGTCGGCGAGCTGCTCGGCCACCTGGTCCTCGGTGCCGTGGACGTGCCCGGCCATGGCCTCGTCGAAGCGGGCGCGCTCGCGGTCGGTCATCTGCCGCGCCTCGACGTCCTCGGCGCTCTCCAGCGGCGGGAACACCGCGTGGGTGCGCGAGTAGGCGAACGACCACGCCTCGGGCACCAGCAGGCGGCGGGCCGCCTCGGGGGTGCCGGCGACGGCGACGTTGCCCGACACCACCACATAGGGGCGCGGCGCCCACCGCGAGGGGCGGAAGGCGGCGCGGTAGTCCGCGACCAGTCCGGCCATGCGCTCCACCCCGCCCACGGGCGCGATGACCAGCGGCAGGCCCAGTTCGGCCGCCGTGGCCGCGCCCGCCCCGGTGGCGAGCAGGAACGGCGCCGCACCGCTGCCCTCGCCGGGGACGGCGTGCACGCCGGGGTGGTCGGTCTGCTCCCCGCTGATGAACCCGAGCAGCCGCGCGAGCTGGTCGGGGAAGTCGTCGGCGGCGTCGGCGCCGCGTTCGAGCGCCCGGCGGATACCCGAGGTGAAGCCCAGGGAGCGGCCGATGCCCATGTCGATCCGGCCGGGGTGCAGGGCGTCGAGCACGCCGAACTGCTCGGCCACCACGAGCGGCTGGTGGTTGGGCAGCATCACCCCGCCGGTGCCCACCCGGATGCGCGAGGTGGCCGCGGCCACCGCCATCGCCAGCACGGTGGGCGCCGAGCCCGCGACCCCGGGGACGCTGTGGTGCTCGGCCACCCAGAACCGGTGGTAGCCCAGCTCCTCTGCCTGCCGCGCGAACTCGACGGTGTCGCGCAGCGCCCGAGCGGGGTCCTGCCCCCGCCGGATGCTGGAGCGGTCGAGGACGGAGAGGCGGAGGGCGGGCGGCAGCGTGCTCACGAAGGTTCCAACAGCGCGCGCCGCCGGGAATTCCCGCGGTGCGCGGAGGCGCGTCCCGGGGCAGGGGCGCGCCCCCGCGCGTGCGCGGGCGGCCGTGGCGGCGGCGCTCAGGCCCGCGCGGCGGGGCGCTCCGGAAGCGGCGCGCCGAACCGGCCCGCTGCCAGGGCGTCGGCGCTGAACCTGCCCGGGCCGTGGACCAGCACCAGCAGGCAGATCGCGGCGAGCACCATGACGTACTCGAAGCCGCCGTTGGCCAGCATCAGGCCGCCCTCGGCGTGGACGAAGACCCAGGCGCCGCCCATGATGAACGCGAGGACCACGGCGGCGGCGCGGGTGACGGCGCCGACGATGAGCAGCACGCCGCCGACCAGTTCGCCGTAGGCCAGGAACGGGGCGCTCAGCTCGGGGAGCGGGATGCCCAGTTCGCGGTGCCCGGGGACCATCTCGGCCACGCCCCGGTTGACCACCGCGTCCCAGCCGTGGGCCAGGAACACGGCGCCGACACAGACCCGCACCAGCAGAAACGCCACGTCGGTGAGAACCGCGTCGGACCGTACCAGGTATTTCATCTGGTCTCCTTTTTTTGGGGATTTCTACCATTTGACCAGCCCTGATACTGAAGCGGGAAATACCGATCGCGAATACCGATATACCCTCAAGGTATGGAGGACTTCGACGTGCGCGAAATCCGCTACTTCCTGGCCGTCGCCGAAGAGCGCAATTTCTCGCGAGCGGCGGCCCGCCTGGGCATGTCCCAGCCTCCGCTGTCCCGTGCCATAAAGCGCATGGAGCGGCGGCTGGGCGCACCGCTGTTCGAACGCGGCCACCGCGCCCTGCGGCTCACCGCCGCCGGCCTCACCCTGCGCGACGAGGGCCGCAAGGTGCTGGAGGTCGTCTCGGCGGCCACCCGGCGCACCCGGCGCGCGGCCCGCGCCGCGCCGGCCCTGACCGCCACCGCCGAACCCGGGCGCGGCA encodes:
- a CDS encoding LLM class flavin-dependent oxidoreductase gives rise to the protein MSTLPPALRLSVLDRSSIRRGQDPARALRDTVEFARQAEELGYHRFWVAEHHSVPGVAGSAPTVLAMAVAAATSRIRVGTGGVMLPNHQPLVVAEQFGVLDALHPGRIDMGIGRSLGFTSGIRRALERGADAADDFPDQLARLLGFISGEQTDHPGVHAVPGEGSGAAPFLLATGAGAATAAELGLPLVIAPVGGVERMAGLVADYRAAFRPSRWAPRPYVVVSGNVAVAGTPEAARRLLVPEAWSFAYSRTHAVFPPLESAEDVEARQMTDRERARFDEAMAGHVHGTEDQVAEQLADLVGRTGADEVLVTLSTYDRAEMLDSYTRLARLAGLAGRPAARRAAATAAG
- a CDS encoding DoxX family protein — its product is MKYLVRSDAVLTDVAFLLVRVCVGAVFLAHGWDAVVNRGVAEMVPGHRELGIPLPELSAPFLAYGELVGGVLLIVGAVTRAAAVVLAFIMGGAWVFVHAEGGLMLANGGFEYVMVLAAICLLVLVHGPGRFSADALAAGRFGAPLPERPAARA